One stretch of Nycticebus coucang isolate mNycCou1 chromosome 7, mNycCou1.pri, whole genome shotgun sequence DNA includes these proteins:
- the HSPD1 gene encoding 60 kDa heat shock protein, mitochondrial isoform X2: protein MLRLPTVLRQIRPVSRALAPHLTRAYAKDVKFGADARALMLQGVDLLADAVAVTMGPKGRTVIIEQSWGSPKVTKDGVTVAKSIDLKDKYKNIGAKLVQDVANNTNEEAGDGTTTATVLARSIAKEGFEKISKGANPVEIRRGVMLAVDAVIAELKKQSKPVTTPEEIAQVATISANGDKEIGSIISDAMKKVGRKGVITVKDGKTLNDELEIIEGMKFDRGYISPYFINTSKGQKCEFQDAYVLLSEKKISSVQSIVPALEIANAHRKPLVIIAEDVDGEALSTLVLNRLKVGLQVVAVKAPGFGDNRKNQLKDMAIATGGAVFGEEGLTLNLEDVQPHDLGKIGEVIVTKDDTMLLKGKGDKAQIEKRIQEIVEQLEITSSEYEKEKLNERLAKLSDGVAVLKVGGTSDVEVNEKKDRVTDALNATRAAVEEGIVLGGGCALLRCIPALDSLTPANEDQKIGIEIIKRTLKIPAMTIAKNAGVEGSLIVEKIMQSSAEVGYDAMIGDFVNMVEKGIIDPTKVVRTALLDAAGVASLLTTAEVVVTELPKEEKDPGMGAMGGMGGGMGGGMF, encoded by the exons GGAAGAACAGTGATTATTGAACAGAGTTGGGGAAGTCCCAAAGTAACAAAAGATGGTGTGACTGTTGCAAAGTCAATTgacttaaaggataaatataaaaatattggagCTAAACTCGTTCAAGATGTTGCCAATAACACAAATGAAGAGGCTGGGGATGGGACCACCACTGCCACTGTGTTGGCACGGTCCATTGCCAAGGAAGGCTTCGAAAAGATTAGCAAAGGTGCTAATCCAGTGGAAATCAGGAGAG GTGTGATGTTAGCTGTTGATGCTGTCATTGCTGAACTGAAGAAGCAGTCTAAACCTGTGACAACTCCTGAAGAAATTGCTCAG GTTGCTACAATTTCTGCAAATGGAGACAAAGAAATTGGCAGCATCATTTCTGATGCAATGAAAAAGGTTGGAAGAAAAGGTGTCATCACAGTAAAG GATGGAAAAACACTGAATGATGAATTAGAAATTATTGAAGGCATGAAATTTGATCGAGGCTATATTTCTCCATACTTTATTAACACATCAAAAG GTCAGAAATGTGAATTCCAGGATGCCTATGTTCtattaagtgaaaagaaaatttctagtGTTCAGTCAATTGTACCTGCTCTTGAAATTGCCAATGCTCACCGTAAGCCCTTGGTCATAATTGCTGAAGATGTTGATGGAGAAGCTCTAAGCACACTCGTTTTGAATAG GCTAAAAGTTGGTCTTCAAGTTGTAGCAGTCAAAGCTCCAGGTTTTGGTGATAATAGAAAGAACCAGCTTAAAGACATGGCTATTGCTACTGGTGGTGCA GTGTTTGGAGAAGAGGGGTTGACCCTAAATCTTGAAGATGTTCAGCCTCATGACTTAGGAAAAATTGGAGAGGTCATTGTGACCAAAGATGATACCATGCTCTTGAAAGGAAAAGGTGACAAGGCTCAAATTGAAAAACGTATTCAAGAAATTGTTGAGCAGTTGGAGATTACATCTAGtgaatatgaaaaggaaaaactgaatgaACGTCTGGCAAAACTTTCAGATGGAGTAGCTGTGCTGAAG gttGGTGGAACAAGTGATGttgaagtaaatgaaaagaaagacagagttaCAGATGCTCTTAATGCCACAAGAGCTGCTGTTGAAGAAGGCATTGTTCTTGGAGGGGGTTGTGCTCTGCTTCGGTGCATTCCAGCCTTGGACTCATTAACTCCAGCTAATGAAGATCaaaaaattg gtatagaaattattaaaagaacaCTCAAAATTCCTGCAATGACCATCGCTAAGAATGCAGGTGTTGAAGGATCTTTGATAGTGGAGAAAATAATGCAAAGTTCTGCAGAAGTTGGTTATGATGCTATGATTGGAGATTTTGTGAATATGGTGGAAAAAGGAATCATTGATCCAACAAAG gttGTAAGAACTGCTTTACTGGATGCTGCTGGGGTAGCTTCTCTGTTAACTACAGCAGAAGTTGTAGTCACAGAACTTCCTAAAGAAGAGAAGGACCCTGGAATGGGTGCAATGGGTGGCATGGGAGGTGGTATGGGAGGTGGCATGTTCTGA